From Perognathus longimembris pacificus isolate PPM17 chromosome 22, ASM2315922v1, whole genome shotgun sequence, one genomic window encodes:
- the LOC125340200 gene encoding protocadherin beta-14-like, with protein MGIREAPTLQKRQVLLFFVLLGLSHASTESVRYSVSEETETGFVVANLLKDFSLGVEDLSSREARVVSDDNKKHLRLDLLTGDLLLNEKLDREELCGSTEPCVLHLQVVLENPLQFFQAELHVKDINDNSPAFLDKEIILRISESTPIGTTFPMESAEDVDIGKNSLQNYTISPNSHFHIKVRNNVDGKIYPELLLDSALDHEKQSELRLTLTALDGGSPPRSGTTLVLVEVLDINDNAPKFAQSLYEVQVPEDTPIGSWIITMSAKDLDAGNHGKISYTFFHASEGIRKTFEMDSLSGEVHLKSALDFELVQSYGITVQATDGGGLSEECTLRVDVLDVNDNPPEITMSSVTKTIKENAPETLVALFSVRDRDAGDNGRMVCSVEEDLPFILKPTVKNFYTLVTERPLDREEREEYNITITVTDAGSPRLRTQHTLAVRVGDENDNAPEFTQACYTLRVRENNSPALALGSVRATDRDAGSNAQLSYSLLAGPQPGPDAAALVSIDADSGQLFALRPLDYEALPAFELRVRAADRGAPPRSSQARVRVQVLDANDHAPRVLYPPQNASAPCTELLPRAAEPGYLVSKVVAVDRDSGQNAWLSFRLLQATEPGLWGVAPHNGEVRTARPLSERDAPRHRLLLLVQDHGEPPRSASVALHVLLVDGFSQAYLPPPAAPPERAQPDRLAASLLVALAALAALGLAALLLFVAGRLCRRRGARSRGGCALPDPPFPARLLDAGPAGTLARGGRHQGALRGDSARSEFTFLKSVILNHQGAVNGMDENPPL; from the coding sequence ATGGGAATCCGAGAGGCACCCACTCTGCAGAAAAGGCAAGtcctgcttttctttgttttattgggATTGTCTCATGCAAGCACTGAATCGGTGCGCTATTCTGTGTCAGAGGAAACCGAAACGGGCTTTGTTGTGGCTAATCTTCTGAAGGACTTCAGTCTAGGGGTGGAGGACCTGTCCTCCCGGGAAGCCAGGGTTGTGTCTGATGATAACAAAAAGCATTTGCGCCTTGATTTGTTGACGGGAGATTTGCTTCTAAATGAGAAACTGGACAGAGAGGAGCTGTGCGGCTCCACAGAGCCCTGTGTGCTGCATTTGCAGGTGGTATTGGAAAATCCTTTACAGTTTTTTCAGGCTGAACTGCACGTCAAAGACATAAATGATAACTCCCCTGCATTCTTAGACAAGGAAATCATTTTGAGAATATCAGAAAGTACTCCCATCGGAACCACATTTCCAATGGAAAGCGCTGAAGATGTAGACATAGGAAAGAACAGTCTTCAGAACTACACAATTAGCCCCAACTCCCACTTCCACATTAAAGTTCGAAACAATGTCGATGGGAAGATATACCCAGAGCTGCTTCTGGATTCAGCCCTAGATCACGAGAAGCAATCGGAGCTCAGATTAACACTCACAGCCCTGGATGGTGGGTCTCCCCCCAGGTCTGGAACAACTTTGGTTCTTGTGGAGGTTTTGGATATCAATGATAATGCTCCTAAGTTCGCTCAGAGTCTCTATGAGGTGCAGGTGCCAGAGGACACGCCCATTGGCTCCTGGATTATCACCATGTCTGCTAAGGACTTGGATGCAGGAAACCATGGGAAAATATCCTACACATTTTTCCACGCATCTGAAGGTATTCGTAAAACATTTGAAATGGACTCATTATCTGGGGAAGTTCACTTGAAATCAGCACTGGATTTTGAACTAGTGCAGTCCTATGGTATAACTGTTCAGGCAACAGATGGTGGGGGTCTTTCAGAAGAATGCACTCTTAGAGTTGACGTCCTGGATGTCAATGATAATCCACCCGAAATAACAATGTCTTCAGTTACAAAGACTATTAAGGAGAATGCTCCCGAGACCCTGGTCGCTCTATTTAGTGTTCGAGACCGCGATGCTGGAGACAATGGAAGAATGGTTTGCTCTGTTGAAGAAGATCTCCCCTTCATCCTGAAACCCACCGTCAAGAACTTCTACACCCTGGTGACGGAGCGGCCGCTGGaccgggaggagagagaggagtacaACATCACCATCACCGTGACGGACGCGGGGAGCCCCCGGCTGCGCACGCAGCACACGCTCGCCGTGCGCGTGGGCGACGAGAACGACAACGCCCCGGAGTTCACGCAGGCCTGCTACACGCTGCGCGTGCGCGAGAACAACAgccccgccctggccctgggCAGCGTGCGCGCCACCGACAGGGACGCGGGCAGCAACGCGCAGCTGAGCTACTCGCTGCTGGccgggccgcagcccgggcccgACGCGGCGGCGCTCGTGTCCATCGACGCCGACAGCGGGCAGCTGTTCGCCCTGAGGCCGCTGGACTACGAGGCCCTGCCGGCGTTCGAGCTGCGCGTGCGCGCCGCCGACCGAGGCGCGCCCCCGCGCAGCAGCCAGGCGCGGGTGCGCGTGCAGGTGCTGGACGCCAACGACCACGCGCCCCGGGTGCTGTACCCGCCGCAGAACGCGTCTGCGCCCTGCACCGAGCTGCTGCCCAGGGCGGCCGAGCCGGGCTACCTGGTGAGCAAGGTGGTGGCGGTGGACCGCGACTCGGGCCAGAACGCCTGGCTGTCGTTCCGGCTGCTGCAGGCCACGGAGCCCGGGCTGTGGGGCGTGGCGCCGCACAATGGCGAGGTGCGCACCGCGCGGCCGCTGAGCGAGCGCGACGCGCCCCGCcaccggctgctgctgctggtgcagGACCATGGCGAGCCGCCGCGCTCGGCCAGCGTGGCGCTGCACGTGCTGCTGGTCGACGGCTTCTCGCAGGCCTAcctgccgccgcccgccgcgccgcccgagCGCGCGCAGCCCGACCGCCTGGCCGCCTCGCTGCTCGTCGCGCTGGCCGCCCTGGCCGCCCTGGGCCTCGCGGCGCTGCTGCTCTTCGTGGCCGGCAGGCTGTGCCGGAGGCGCGGGGCGCGCTCGCGGGGCGGCTGCGCGCTGCCCGACCCCCCGTTTCCTGCGCGCCTGCTGGacgcggggcccgcggggacgCTGGCGCGCGGCGGccgccaccagggggcgctgCGGGGAGACTCGGCGAGGAGCGAGTTTACCTTCCTGAAGTCTGTTATTCTCAACCATCAAGGCGCAGTGAACGGTATGGACGAAAATCCACCGCTGTGA